The Penaeus monodon isolate SGIC_2016 chromosome 6, NSTDA_Pmon_1, whole genome shotgun sequence genomic sequence ACATCGGCTTTAGGATTATATTACAATTTCCACTAAAATATGTTTTCCTATGCTGCCTATTGAATCTTCGGCGCAGTGACAGTTAACACGCCATCGGAAGACATTGCGGAAGTCACAGCCTCCATGTTCACTTCGCCTGGGAAGTTGAAACGTCGACAGAAGCTTTTCATGGACTTGAAGtcgccctcttccttttccactcgaCCTTCCACTACCACCTGGTTGTCTTCTACTCTGACCTTAACATCTCCACTCTTGAAGTCATGAACATCCAGTACAACCTGTAAATAGAATCGATTAAAAGTATTTACTAgtgttttcctttgtattttattCTTAATGAATATCTAAATAATCAGTTTGTGTGAATTAGATCATTTCTGGAGAAAAAACTAACCTTTAATTTAAATAGTTTTATTAACGATTTTTTCATGCATATGAGTAATTGAATTAGTATTTTTGCGACCCACATAAAATTTAGCTTGTAAAACTAACCTTGTGCTTCTCTTCTTCGCTGAAGGCCATGACTTGGTTCTCTTGCTGCAAATTACGCTCTCTTACACGTCCGTAACTATTCATGAGATCACTCATGGATTTAGCTTCTCCCCACGTATCCAGGATTTGGTCGATGGCTGTCACAAAGTGCTTCCGAATATCCTCGAAGGAATCGTGGAAGAAAAGTCCCTTCTCAACGATGGGGAGAAGTGAATCCTCTTTGCTTTTAGCAGATTCATCAGGTTTCTGCTCATTAAGGGTGGTAGCATTTTTCTTCTCCGTATTTGTCTAGCGTTTATCACTTCAATAAGATAGATTAGGTCTCGTGGAAATGTAGATAAAGCTACAGCTTGCTCTGTTCCCTCACGAAGTGTTGTTTCTGTTGTGTCTAGTTTAGACGCAGGATCATCGCATGTTTGGCAACATGAAAGTTCTTGAAGCTACCAGaatttaactttaactttatatatatataactgtgctaaagggtaatatatgtatacatatactatctgtatatatacatactatgcatatatacatgaataaagatactcgtgtgtgtgcatatatgtgtgtgtgtgtgtatatatatatatatatatatatatatatatatatatatatatatatatatatatatatatatattgcatatatacacgcatttttgtatataaatatatgcatttgtatatatacatacatatatatatttatatatatgtgtgtgtgtgtgtgtgtgtttaatatgtaatatacgttTGTACATATGTTCATATTCTATTTCAAATATTGCTCGTAAAGCCGGAGGCTAGCATATACACTTTTCCTGGGTTATCAACAACAACTGTCCACTGATTTATTGTTCCTGTGATCATAACAACGGAccttataacattttttaatgtGCATGTTTGAACCTTCTTAAAGTGTCATTAAGGTCACGTGAAGCACCCGGTAGACGATTGTGCATTTTTATTAGTACCTTCAAAAGAGAATGGTGTAATATTAGATCACAGTTGGTACATACAAAAATTCTTCAAAAGTTTTGCAATCTATGCGAAACAAAACAATGGATGCTTTTTCGATAAGTTCAcgaggaatacacacacatatatatatagatagatatatacatatatatgtatatgttaacaagatatagattatatatataaataaattataacataatatagatatataatcataccatccacatatacatatataattataacctatatatatataattataacataacataacacacacacatacatacatatatatatatatatatatatatatatatatatatataattattacataacatatatatttatcattcttgTAGCTGCGAACACACACAGTACGACTATTCTGCTAAATAAATCCAAAATTATTTGCCCATGATAATTGAAATGATCAAatatcagtttttctttttcgcaGTATCCGTGGCGACAATAATGGAGGCTAGAAACTGAAACAGCAGTGTTGCGTGAGTCAGGCGTCACCGGCTGCTTGAGTATGTCTCATACTCGTTTACATCTGATTGTACCCACCTATACTTTACCGCGGCTACGAAACATTTTCGTTTTAATTCAGTCTAtcaaaacaaatatatgataatttaaacaatgataaaagtaacgatGTACGATACATATCCTTTCTCTGACCTTTTCTCTGTTACTTTGTTgtttaacttttttcctttttccatgtcATAAGCAAACACTCTGCGTGCCAGAGGTTGCCGACCCCTGGTTTAAATTATTAACGATACAAGCACAGGTCtagtacatttatctatttaatc encodes the following:
- the LOC119574038 gene encoding protein lethal(2)essential for life-like, with the translated sequence MHIKKCYKTNTEKKNATTLNEQKPDESAKSKEDSLLPIVEKGLFFHDSFEDIRKHFVTAIDQILDTWGEAKSMSDLMNSYGRVRERNLQQENQVMAFSEEEKHKVVLDVHDFKSGDVKVRVEDNQVVVEGRVEKEEGDFKSMKSFCRRFNFPGEVNMEAVTSAMSSDGVLTVTAPKIQ